The DNA segment CTGCTGTTCGCCACCGGACATGGTGCCTGCGCGCTGTATACGACGTTCATACAAACGAGGGAAGAGATCGTAAACTCGCGCAATACGCTCTTGATACTGGTGGCGATCGGCAAAGAACCCGCCCATCGCCAAGTTCTCTTCCACCGTCATGCGCGAGAATACCCGACGCCCCTCCGGCACAATCGCTATTGCCTCACGCATAATGCGGGCCGTCTGCCAGTCGGTGATGTCTTGCCCAAGAAAATTAATACGCCCAGAGGTCGCTCGCGGCTCACCGCATAACGTGCCCAGCAGCGTCGTTTTTCCTGCACCGTTTGCACCGATAAGCGTAACGATTTCACCCTTCTGGATCTGAATACTGACGTTGTGCAGCGCCTGAATTTTTCCGTAATGAGCCGAGACATTGTCTAAAGTCAGCATAGTTACGCCTCTCCCAAATAAGCACGAATAACATCCGGATTATTGCGCACCTCTTCAGGTGAGCCTTGTGCCAGCGGGGTTCCCTGATTCACCACGTAAATTCGGTCTGAAATATCCATCACCAATTTCATATCATGCTCAATCAACAGCACAGAGACCTGATGATGATTGCGTAAATCGGCGATCAGCTCGTTAAGCTCATCGGTTTCTTTTGGGTTAAGCCCTGCGGCCGGTTCATCCAGCATCAGCAATTCAGGACGCGTCACCATACAGCGGGCTATCTCTAGTCGGCGCTGCTGACCATAGGCTAAATTCCCCGCCTGACGGTTTGAGAACTCCAGCAATCCCACGCGATCTAACCATACGGCGGCACGCTCTAATGCATCGGCTTCAGCGCGGCGAAACGTTGGCGTTTTTAGCAGGCCCGCGAACACCCCGCTTTTCAGATG comes from the Hafnia alvei genome and includes:
- the livF gene encoding high-affinity branched-chain amino acid ABC transporter ATP-binding protein LivF gives rise to the protein MLTLDNVSAHYGKIQALHNVSIQIQKGEIVTLIGANGAGKTTLLGTLCGEPRATSGRINFLGQDITDWQTARIMREAIAIVPEGRRVFSRMTVEENLAMGGFFADRHQYQERIARVYDLFPRLYERRIQRAGTMSGGEQQMLAIGRALMSQPKLLLLDEPSLGLAPIIILQIFDTIQQLREEGMTIFLVEQNANQALKLADRGYVLENGHVVLEDSGSALLANSAVRSAYLGG
- the livG gene encoding high-affinity branched-chain amino acid ABC transporter ATP-binding protein LivG is translated as MSEKPLLLVNNLCMRFGGLLAVNNVALMLNEGEIVSLIGPNGAGKTTVFNCLTGFYRPSSGSIKLRDRELAGLAGQQIARMGVVRTFQHVRLFKEMTVVENLLVAQHQHLKSGVFAGLLKTPTFRRAEADALERAAVWLDRVGLLEFSNRQAGNLAYGQQRRLEIARCMVTRPELLMLDEPAAGLNPKETDELNELIADLRNHHQVSVLLIEHDMKLVMDISDRIYVVNQGTPLAQGSPEEVRNNPDVIRAYLGEA